The DNA segment GAAAACAACAGTAGATACGGTagtatatacagggtgattcttaattatggtagaataatttaatacgtgatagtagaggtaaaaataagaaaaaaagtttttataaatatatatatccataaacgcttcattagcgagctatacagagtgaaagatttcgcccggaatttagttcctctggtgaaatacaccgatactgaactgtttggggactagtttttgataaacttatgctggattaatatggaaaaatatctgaacaattgaataaaactagtctggaagctgaaGTGTggatagtttttgagaaaaaagttgatatatgcaaaaaatccaagtagaaaaacacagacttctacgtttgatgcccaataactttctttaatgaccagtaaaaaaaatattttcttcaataaaaattgtagagaatttaattctgaaaagaattatgtaaattgtgtaaactaaatttgaataaaatgtattcttatgtagtacattacaccacgaaaatttgctgttttatgaggagagaacaaataactcataggttgtagctgattgcaaataaaatattcggttttctatgaaaagtttatttttatatgaaagtaaaatatctaaatgacattaaagttctaccaaaagactaaagatgatgttcaaagtgacctccgttgttctgaatgcataaatgttcagacgtcttctcatcgattgtcggatccgttcaaatattccaggagtctgctttataATTTCTATTCCGTTCGAAATCCTTGatcggagttcttcaatggtataaatcggagtattgtatactaaggttttcaagtgtccccaaagataaaaatccaaaggatttaagtctggtgacctagctggtcatggtactggcccacctcggccaGTACCATGAtttccattgatttggaaagctgtgattgGAGTGTTCAcaaacagcaacactgaagcTTGCTGAAGTAGGGACGTTCCGATACTTTCGATACTTACTGGTATCGATACTTTGCTTTCGATACCGGTGGTATCGGTATCGGTATCGAATGATTCGATACTTTACTGGTATCGATACGCAAGTTGGAGTATCGAAACGGTATCGAATGGCGAAATGGGTAAAAAAGTAGTTCACTTCAATTAattacataatcataaataaattgttatatCAATCTTAGAAGATTATAAGGATTAATATAGATGAAAATTATAGTACTGAATTATAGCCCAGTGTAGCAGTTACCAGACATTATGACATCACTAATAACAAACAGTACATAACTGACTCAAGCTCAGTCAATAttggttcaaaaattatcaatttgatctACTATTAAGACCACATTTATAATTCTTGAACAAATATTcctacaatttgaaatcaaattgataatttttgaaccaaTATTGACCGAGCTTGAGTCATTTACACATCTTTAGGGACGTTCCAGTTCCGATACCACCATTCTTTCAATACTTGGTATCGAAAGGAGGGTATCGTTATTAGTAAAGTATCGAAAGAAACGTATTGATACCCTTATTGACCAAGCTGGAGTCATTTTCCCATCTTGCCAGAGGGTCTTCTTTGTTTCGACAGACTATTGAGACTATACTTGATAGATTGCAGTTTTGCAGTTagtagataagtattttagttggtAATTCCGATACTTAATGCTCACTCGATGCTTGTGGTATCGGTATCGATACTTTTCTTTCGATACTCGTGGTATCGATACTTTTCTTTCGACACTTTACTAATATCGATACTCTCCTTTCGATACCGACTCGATACCAAGTATCGAATGAATGGCGGTATCGGAACGTCCCTATGCTGAAGCTCCATCATGCATGATTctcacaaaagcaaagtgaaatggttacaaataaatggttaatagattaaacaaaaaacacagcgcggttacaataggcctaacttacagtttgttgttttgttcaacaatgAGCtacaatatttctgaaaataattttcagctgaaaatttattttaaatattttcttatttaaaacaaaatgaatcagctgttctttaaatccatgttttatttgcaatcagctacaacctatgagtaattagttctctcctcataaaacagccaGTACCATGAccagctaggtcaccagacttaaatcctttggatttttatctttggggacacttgaaaaccttagtatacaatactccgatttataccattgaagaactccgatCAAGGATTTCGAACGGAATAGAAATtataaagcagactcctggaatatttgaacggatccgacaatcgatgagaagacgtctgaacatatgcattcagaacaacggaggtcactttgaacatcatctttagtcttttggtataaatttaacGTCATTTAGATATTTTacttttatataaaaataaacttttcataaaaaaccgaatattttatttgcaatcagctacaacctatgagttattagttctctcctcataaaacagcaaattttcgtggtgtaatgtactacataagaatacattttattcaaatttagttcacacaatttacataattcttttcagaattaaattctctacaatttttattgaaaaaaattatttttttactggtcattaaagaaagttattgggcatcaaacgtagaagtctgtgtttttctacttggattttttgcatatatcaactttttctcaaaaactatccacactacagcttccagacgttttattcaattcttcagatatttttccatattaatccagcataagtttatcaaaaactagtccccaaacaattcagtatcggtgtatttcaccagaggaattGAATTccggcgaaatctttcactctgtatagctcgctaatgaagcgtttatgggtgtatgtttataagaactttttttcttatctttacctctactatcacgtattaaattattttaccattattaagaatcaccctgtataaggtatcaaaagaaataaaaatcttattaccctttttttaaaaaatgattatgtcgtaagtaaacaatttaacaaaaaaaggtaccggatttttatttatctcttGATATTTACGAGTAGCCCTAACAAAAAATGTAGTATAAGGTATAGATAGCCTAATAAGGTTTATTGTATAaacctgtcagcattgattggaaggaaaacacaaaatataattaatttaggAATGCTAACTGAAAAGTTCAAAGTAGAACCAATTATgttacaacaataattattgacacTTTATCTGGTATAAATTGGaaagaataattttgtaaaatgttTTGATTAGATAACTACACTATTTTAGttactataataatatcattcctTATACTCTATTATATTAGGTGCTGTACAGTACTCATTGTTGCTATGGTAGTGACGCGCGTTTTGTAATGTTTTATGGGTTTTTTAACCCATGGTAAAATAGgcgaaaatttacatattttccattttagttttaattctattttttttaacaaattcGTTGCACATATATTATAATACCTCTTTTAGTATTTACTTGGAGTGCAGTTTGTGATTCACCAAaaatttgaatgatagacaaaattattattattgtttttattgcattctcatgaaaaacattatttttggcaTAAAATCTgcataaattaaaaagtaagaTAATTTTCAATGAGAATTGGATTTTTCTTTTGTGAGGCCTATACATAGGCTAAATGATTGTTCTTTTagataaaatcataatattgtcCTTATTAACTTTACGAAACTCAAGAACCTGGACTGTTAAAATTTATGCTTTTGTTGATATAAACATGAAAGGTTGGACAACATTGCCATTAGCAGATCAAATTGAGTGTCAATGTCAACCTTAGAAAATCAAAACAGCTTCATACAATAGAATTTAATGAGCATTATCCTTCCTTTCAGAGAGACGAAGGGACATTCTTCACATAAAACGTCCtcgataaaaattattatttatttctatcaagaacatcattgttttttattagttcagatttatcaattatgaaatattTCAGTTTCGATGCAGTACCGTATACAAAGCAAAtataatcttattatttatattgttgttCTTCTAAGGGCCAAGGAACTCTAATTCTACCAGATAATGAGGTTTACATGGGCAATTTTAAAGGTGGCATGAGACATGGTTTTGGACAGATCTGGTTTACCAATGGTGACTTCTATATTGGTGACTGGGCTCACGACAAACGCAATGGAAAGGGACTCCATTTGTACGGTAATAAACCAATGCTAATGctaaatagaaaatataactgCATGTACCTGTACGGTAGattatatactattatattatttcaacattttgAAGAGTAGGTACGGTAGGCtacctataataataataccctACAGCTAACATCTATAggctagaatataaaatattgctcatacaataattaatacatGTTAATAACTATGGTTCAAAATATTGttgtacaaattgtatattgaTTGTGGATGATTTAAATGTTATGTATGATCTGCAGGAAATGGTGACATATTTGAAGGCAACTGGTTGAACGACAAGAAGCATGACGAAGGAAAGCATTATTTCATGAGAAAAGGTGGCATGACTCTTCAGGGCATGTGGAAAAACGATATGGCAGTGGTGGGCAAGATGGAAATTGGCTCACAAAGGCAGACTGCCATCTATCCTATGGAGTTGCCTATAACCAGGGTAAAACAAccactattttttcaacaatgttcTAATTGAAACTCAAATCAATGGAATCATTTATACAATTTAAGAGAACTGAGTGTTTATTAGGAGTGATGAACAGTTTAGCCACATGGATAAAGGTCGTCACTCATCGTGAACAGTAATAAAgcccagttacacacacattgatttttggacgtacgattttttccgTCCTTAAAGATTCTACTAGATTGAATGGAACGTGACAAACACTTGATCACATCATATATGTTAGTCAAGTTATGTtctctaatagaatttataaggacggcaaaaaaatCGTACGcccaaaaatcaatgtgtgtaaATAGAAAAAGTGaactttgtaattattattattaagaaaaCACTGCTTTATATGTCAACTACACACATTTATAAAAATggatttgataaataaaataggtagtgttttttcaattatgggaaagttccacaacatcaatatgaAGGTAGGTACATACCGTATTATTTTAACAAATTGTATGAACACTTTCTATTATAAAATGTCCTTAGATTGTGTATAACATTCAGTAGGACAAATAAATGGGACAGCATATCATAACATTTTTATCGTAACACCTGGAGACGGCTCTTTGTTTCTTATGCTGTTCCAATAATAGGTacacaaattttatcaatattcaagCCCATGGTGTATAGattgttttcaatatattatgctGATAAAATAAGATGAAGGGAGTTGAACTTCAACTTCTAGTGAATCAAAAATAGCAGATACCtattgattataaattttttccaCAAACTAATAGGCCTACTGCCTACCTACGGTACTTGGATTAAAACCACTCACGTTTTACAGTGGCGACATttttcgtgctggtgttgcacattttCAGCCAAACTGAAACTTGTTACgagttgaatattttgaaaattagcaACACCAGCACAAAACATGCCACCACTATAAAACGTTAGTgtcatttttcacaattttttttattatagctAATGTTCAACATAAAAATGGCAATAAGGATATAAAAGGATGTACTGAATTGTTATCAATGGCAGTTTTCACACAACACCGATTGTAGGCTGACACTCAGAAtattgtcctctgattggctgagaATAATTAGGCAATCTGAggccaataattattattattgagtttCGACCGATAAACGTCAAGCATAAAAACGGCCAACCTCAGCCCCCACCATTGCAGTGTTCGTTTTATTGAGGTTCTGTGTAGTTTGGAAATCCATAACTTTGCAAAGCACTATGTTGAAACTAACTTTGCAAAGCACTATGTTGAAACTTGCTTCTTATGGCATTTTCTGAAACAGATTGTATGTTTTGCCAACGGGACTACCAATAACTTAAAACTAATTTTAACTTGGTTTGGTACCGTACCGTATAACTGCCAGTATAATAGGCTACCTACATAGCCTATTGTTTTACTTTAGTATATTTTCAGACTTACTTGCGACTTATATGTCGCAAAGCTTGGGGGCCTGCAATAGTAGTTTTTAAAGGAATTTCTAGTTTTgtcataatataattttttcaagtattttgtattgtttcaTTCTACATTTCAATTTTAGAACGAGTACGGTGATAGTGAAAAGATATACGAGGCTGTAGTGAAATGCAAGAAGAAGCGACTGAATCAAAATTATATGTAATGAAGAAGaatgtaaataataaaattggatTGATTTATCCAATTTCTACTCAGATGGATTGATACATCGTATAAATATATGGCAAAGCGACTTCGTCCATTTCTTGGAAATATAAGAAGATAACACTGATATTGCTATAGTGTTTGTTCTTATTTGTGAcgggaatatttttattgaagacTTTCAAATTCCTTAAAAAAGTAGCGTAATGCAATCAAAAATGTTGCTGGTTGAATAGATACAACAAaggaatcaattatttttctcacAATGATTGCAAGTTCCTGATTctacacaaaaattattttattaagatgAGACTATCATTCTCAATATTATATAGAGCTTTTTCAAGTTGTTTTCTTGCTATTATAGAATTCCCTTTTTGACTTGGAGAAAGTCTACGAAGAAAGTGTGGAAGAAAGTTTTAAAGAGCTTCACAAAAATGTGGAAGATGGAGAGGTGAGAGAAGAGATGGAAACAGTCTCATAGATGAGAAAATGATGAGTGGAATAAAAGAGAATAGCAGGAAAACACATAGAACTAGCTTCAAATGAATAACAAAATGTGAATAATTATGAGAATAAAATTTTTGCGTTCTATCCTAAATACTGTTTGATTTTTAATGGAGGTCTTTCTGTTATTCATGATTGATTATAACTCTTATAATAGTGAGTTGTTATTTGAACTTTCAGCATTCTATTAATAAAGCACCAGTACTATAGTTACTGTATAATAGTATTCTGTGTATATAGTAACTGTAACCACCACCAGAAacagattcatttcaacaaaTACTGAAAGTGAACCACACTGTTTTTTTTCACTTCTAAAAAAAATGAGTTTAAGCTTATTAGGTATTCACAGCACTCAATAGACCGGGGAATTGTCAAATCTTAATAATctaattgtcaaatatttatgGTATTGTTGCCGAATTAGCAGGGGGGAGCGACCTCTTGGGGGCATCTCAGATTCTGGGGGACGGTATTGGACCATGTGCCATAAGAACGGtaagtaaatgaatgaaggttCGTAGTTTTCGTTTATATGCCGAAGAACACATTTTCTTATGGGAGTGAGCACACGATCGCAGGCTGCGATTGAGATAACACCACCATAGCAAGCAAGACTATACTTTTGAAAGGAGACACCTTGGAGTAGACCTATGTGCAGCAGAACTGTTTCGAGCCCAGCAAATGAAATCACAAATAGTGGGCAAAATCCAACGTCATTCATAAATCAAACTATAGCACAGAATACAGTATAGAACGTTTCTCTATACAGTAGTTTCTTAAACAGTATAGGCGTCTTCTCTGACTATAGTCAACCGCAAGAAAATAGGACAGATGAGTCCCAATAGCTATCAAGATAATGCTAGCTTTTCTCTATGGTGCACCCGTTGTCAAATAATAAGTGTTGATCAACATTGTCCATAGCTTATTATAAAAGgggattaatatttttataatacaccaaacgatttggcaacgtcTATGGGTGCGGGGGAGGAGGTACTAACTCAGCAGTTCCGATTTCCATTAGACTATTTTCTTGCGGTTGTATAGTGAAAAATGATTTAGTACTAATATTCTCTAGCGAAGGGTACCACCAAAGCCGGTCTGAGCTGAAGTCGAAGCATTCACTAGACACCTCATTTTTGTTCTCAAGTAATAATATAGAACTCAATTATCTCATCACTTTCAGCTTCTTGAATGTTGATATCAAGTGAGGTTCAAGTGATAGATTGAAAATTATCAGAGCACGCTGGATGCTCAAGCAGCCTGTACACAGGGACAATGGTACCTAGGACTAGCTGCGGGGGAGCGTGGAATTGGAAATGTCCACAACTCAAATTACAtgacatttccaattccgcaTTCCCGCCGCAGCTAgtgcaattataatattgtccCTGCGTACAGGCTGTGTATGTACCATTACAGAATCTATCCTGTTTATAAATTTGATTTCGaatggaaaatttcaatttaatcaacatataaaatcaatttctataatcataaaaataaagctGGATAAGCAATACTGATTGCGAATGTCTACTGATTCTTCTAAAGAAATGCATTAAAATAATAGTATAGATCGTCCAGTCACGAAAGAGATAGAAACGGCATGTCGTAttatgcaataataatattaaggaagtTTATGGAGTTTAACTAATCATAAGAGTTAAAGCAACACTAGAATGAcgagaatatttttataatgtgtagaatgaaatatttcaatacaaATTACAATAGAAAGTTATGATTCATTGATGACGAAAGGATAGCAAGTTACCATCCATTCATTTTTGAGTTGTGAAAATTCACCACCGTGGAACCGATTGCACAGTATTAGCATAACGTTTAATAATTTAACAGAGAACTCAAAGCGACTTCATTACAGCCACACACTCCCAAGTCGATTCAGTTTACACTtagaaaaaacttaaaaatctTGCCACACAACATCAACTTATTCAATATCTAAGAATATAAACCACAATTTACAATTGTCTCCTAACAACTCAACTCAACTTTACACACTCGACTATATCGATTATGTATTATtaggaatataataatatattatcaagtattttatattcatatgCGTTTTAAGAACAAAGATTACAATGTTCGGTATATTTCTTTACAAAGAACATCTAACAGAAATAAAGCCGATCATCTACTGGTGACCAGTCTTTAATTTTACTTCAGttgattgtttatgaaaaaGCAAAGTTGAGGTGAAGTGGATCCGAACTGAAGAATAAGATTGTTCTATTCTTacaattattctattaaaaatcgAAAGGATGATGATGCTTCAGTGGCCCGGTTTGCATGAAGCTTAGCATATATAACAGATGGTTATTAAGAAGCTCTCTTGTGgggtgaagaaggagagggagggggaggaggagctCACTTATAGGAAGTAGTCGGGCGTCCGGCGAGTCACGTGCGGCTCTCCGCGGCGGGGGGCCGGGTCAAACTGCAGGCTGCAATCAAACACAAAAGCATTATTATCAATCAAGCATTcactaaaaaaaaacaagatgagAAACTAGTTTCAGTTGTCAAGTTGTTCAACTATTATCTATAGTTtactgaaaattattattatgtgacaAACTAGTTCCTCGGTTCCTCGTTTATCCAATGATCAAGTAGTTTGGAAATTCTCAATCTTGTTACTCTATTTTGAcatcttgatttttttcaacaaaatgtcATTGATATTTCAAATCACAGTGAATGGAAGAGCGTGGtaccaataataatttcatctaCATCCAGTCTAAAGAATTCTGGCTTGAACATATAGCTTATGCGAGGTTCAGCAGTTTCATTCTAGATTTTTAGTAGCACAGTGAGGTGACTACACACAGCCTACTTGGAGcaatatttcattaaaattcACTGACAATATGAAGTTACTTACAGcttaaatttattgataatcaaaaacaaaaatctaATAAGACAATAAATGAACAATATTTTACCTGGTAGGTTTTCTTGTTCTATAAAGAAGTGCaaactttattaaaattattttatggaatagaatttgaaaaatatgcaaCCAAGAAGTTGTTCTTGAATACTTACAATGAGTATTTCAAAGCATCATCCAATTCCATTATTGCAGCTTGATTGCCACATCGGTAGCAATAATTGGGAGCCGAGAAAATAGTAACGACATTTCGCTCATGACACCTGCGAATTGAAAGTGAGATTCAtgattattgcaaaaaaaaaaaatcatatattcAAAATAAAGGCAATGAGAAGATTTTCCATCACATGAAAAATCATATAAAActgttataaatttattcatctaaACCGGAGTAGTAAAATGGATAGGGTAAAATTAAATCTACAAGGTAATCGTAACTTcaaatttaaacatataaacaatagaaaaaatgtatgttttcaaattaaatttgttCTGTCCAACAAAATATTCTTAGATTTGAATTATGGATTGCCATCAAAAGCGATCATTTACAGTATACTCGATCAATTGATTTCCTTGTACTGGGTTGCATCAACTCAGATCCCGTTCCACCACAGTCACCATATTTCATCTGCGTTCATAATCAGGCAGGATTAATCCGAAATCGACCACATTAGTAGTACAAAAGTACAGGGTTGATCCATTGAACATCAATTGAGTAGGGCCAAGCCGATCAAGTCACCGTTTGTGGGCCACGATACTCTTTCTTGGTTACGTTACACATACTTTTTATACGAGAAAGTAGAATGTGTTGGAGCTTAGAAAGGttttaaatgataaattaacttgtactgtttttttttaatattgattttggataaattgttttttaatcaattttcctGAAGgtgatgatgcccacatgagctcccGGCTTGTGCATGTATCATGAGAATAGAATAATTGTCTTCATTGATACggatgatgataatgagagatgaagtGCTCCTACAGCTATAGGTGGGTTGCAAACCACCAGGAAGCTATTGCTTGAACTCATAAACATTAAATTCAGAGGAGTCCGTTCTTCAAATGGTCACCCTTCCAATGGGAATAGCAGACTGTGCATGATTCTTGAACTTATCTAGGAGACAGCTTATTAGCGCGTTCAAGGAGCAACCGCTTCATTGATTGCAACAAATAATCCGAATGTAACTATTTAAAATTGCCCTACGATTTCGATTTTATAAACGGTATACACTTGATTTTGAATTACACTAGGaatatactaataataaatagaCTGAtataaatcatcaatcattcCATCTTATCATCTTCCATTCAACTTTCGTTTGCTATGTCTTTTCGCTATTGTATTCGGCACCATAACCAAACTGGATTTATTGAAAGCTGAAATTGTGTTCAAGATTAGTTCCTTCAAATAGATCAACATATAACAGGAATATAACAACCCATCAAAATTCAATCAACTCACAAGATCGGattgacaaaaatattgtaattggcAAAAGTTCAAtgtattgattaatttcaagataAAGTTGATCCCATGATTCGATACCGAATGGTACAACTCAGCATTACAACACTGCAAGCCTGGGCTTTCAAAACCTTGATTTCTCCACGAAATACAGGGAAAATAGAGATTCTTTCATAGTTACAAACCAATCAATACAACAAATTTGAGCAGTGCATTCCAGGAATCTCAAACTATTAATGATGTAGTgataaacattttgaaaatagagTTCATTTGTTGAaagattttaaaatattcttaaaataaaAGCAGTTTCTCAAATCGAGTTGATAATTGAGTTTCTGTATCAAGAGGAGAATTCCTGATAGGCTATTGAGAATACAACCTGCTATCAACAACTGTATACTTATGACATAATGGATGATACCTTACTCAAGCCCCCACCTACCCAACGAATAATTCAACATTTAacaaatactattattataaaatagtgAATACAAACCAGTTATATCCTTCCATAACAAGCTGATGTGCGCGAGAAACTAATGTCAAGCCATTAGAGTGATTGAACGTTTCTGAGATATCTTGTCCAAAAGTATATCCAGCGCCTCTGGGGGAGATTCCCCATCCTCCTCTGTCATCGGGGTCCGACCACAGCAGGTCGCACATTGGGCCCTAAATCAAACAATACTAACCATTAACCTCAACTTCAAACGGATTCCATATACAgtattcatattcaaaattcaataacatttataaatt comes from the Nilaparvata lugens isolate BPH chromosome 1, ASM1435652v1, whole genome shotgun sequence genome and includes:
- the LOC111057753 gene encoding MORN repeat-containing protein 3 isoform X2, with product MPFLKPQKIPRSKILEDMTKKSGFRQTVFSPISKTEYIGEWNKDLHSGKGIEKRNNYIYEGDWENGMKHGYGVLSHENENGVRALIFEGEWRYDKKEGQGTLILPDNEVYMGNFKGGMRHGFGQIWFTNGDFYIGDWAHDKRNGKGLHLYGNGDIFEGNWLNDKKHDEGKHYFMRKGGMTLQGMWKNDMAVVGKMEIGSQRQTAIYPMELPITRNEYGDSEKIYEAVVKCKKKRLNQNYM
- the LOC111057753 gene encoding MORN repeat-containing protein 3 isoform X1; this translates as MPFLKPQKIPRSKILEDMTKKSGFRQTVFSPISKTEYIGEWNKDLHSGKGIEKRNNYIYEGDWENGMKHGYGVLSHENENGVRALIFEGEWRYDKKEGQGTLILPDNEVYMGNFKGGMRHGFGQIWFTNGDFYIGDWAHDKRNGKGLHLYGNGDIFEGNWLNDKKHDEGKHYFMRKGGMTLQGMWKNDMAVVGKMEIGSQRQTAIYPMELPITRNSLFDLEKVYEESVEESFKELHKNVEDGEVREEMETVS